The DNA window CCTGCCATTGAAAGGACAGCATACAAAGCGGGACAGCAATGGCCTTTTGACAGAATGAATCTGTCCCGCTCGGGCCATTCTGGGTTCTCTGGATCATGCCTCATCTTGTAAAAGAAAAGGGCAACCAGGATGTCTGCAGAGGAGAGCGACCCACCTGGATGGCCAGACCCGGCACGGGTCAACATCTTGATCACGTCTATCCTGACCCTGCGTGCTTTCTCTTTCAGTTCCTGAAGATTCACTTTTTTCTTTTCCATTCCACTCTCCCGGCGAGAACCATCTTGCGAGCGAGCTTGATGGCCTCTATCATCGAATCTGGATTCGCCTTCCCCTCTCCCGCAATGTCAAACGCAGTTCCGTGATCAGGGGATGTCCTCACGATGGGCAGACCCAGGGTCACATTGACTGCCGTATCGAAAGCGAGCATCTTTACAGGGATCAAACCTTGATCATGATAGCATGAAACAACGCAGTCATACTTCTGCCAGTGAGCAAAAAGGGAGTCTGCTGGTAGCGGACCCTCTGCCTTTATTGCTGAGTTGTTTGCATCGCGAACTGCCTCAGCGATCTCCTTTTCCTCAGTGCCAAACTTGCCTCCCTCACCCGCATGAGGGTTAAGGGCACATACACCAATGGTCGGCGACTGAAGCTTGAGATAGTGGCTGAGGAAAATGGCAGAAAGCTCAATCTTGTCGAAGACAGTCCCCGCCGTAATCTGCGTGCCTACCTGAGATAGGGCCATATGGGTGGTCACCAGAGTCACTTTTAGCTTACCTGCGGCAAGCATCATTGCATAACGCGGCGCCTTAGTCAACTGCGCAAGAAGTTCTGTATGGCCAGGAAATTCAACCCCGGCCAGTCCAAAAGCCGACTTGCTTATCGGCGAGGTTACGATGGCATCAAGGCTTCCTGAGGCGGCGAGTTCGACTGCCATGAGGATAGAGTTATACGACGCCTGACCAGACTGCTTGGATGGCTTCCCATAAGGAAATCTATTCACCTCTTCACGAACAGACTCCACCAATCTGACGCCATCAGGTGACGCCGAATTCTCTTCGCATGAAAGGTGCGTGGGTAGGTTTAGTCTGTTAATCTCCCTCTGGAACACATCTCTTGATCCAATAAGAATAGGGCAGGAGTTTGCGTTCCAGTCGACGAACCTGATCGCCTTCAGCGCGACTTCAGGACCTATGCCTGAAGGGTCCCCCATTACAATGCCTATGCGCATAAAACCGTCACTCTTGGTATTCATCCTTTATTATCTGGTAGAGCGACACAGCATCGTTCTTAGAAACATTTCCTTTCGGGATCCTGACGACCTTTACTTCTAAGAGCCTGGTGGGGGTTTGGATGGAGATTGTCTGTCCTTCTCTTATTTCCTTGGCAGGTCTGGCGTTCTGTCCATCGACCTTCACCAGCCCGGCGTCACATACCTTCTTGGCGAAAGTCCTTTTCCTTATCAACCTTGAAGTCTTGAGGAATAGATCTAGGCGCAACTATTACAGCCTTTTTTCTATGTAGATTCCTTTCTTCAGTTTAGCTAGCCATCTATCGTACTTCTCAGCTATTTTCATTTGATAGAAGACCTCGCGGAGCTCATCCTTGAGGTCCTCAAATGTTGGCGTTCTCGCTTCAGTTCTTTCAAGAAGCTTTATGATATGGAAACCAAATTCCGCTTGCACGATTTCGCTTATCTGCCCCGTGGTCATAGAAGAAACAACATCCTTGTACGGGCTTGACAGATCTGAACTGGCGAAAAGGCCCATATCACCACCCCTCTTGCTGCTTTCTGGGTCTTCAGAATACTGTTTTGCCAGTTCAGTGAAATCCTCACCTGCTAGCACCCGCTCCCTTATTGACTCTGCAAGTTCCCTTGCCACTAGCGTGTCGGACCTCGTCGGGACAACTGCTATTAGAATGTGGCGCAGCCGTACAGCGTTCTCCCTTTTGTCCGTACACTGAATAATGTGGAAGCCGAATGGGGTAACCGTAACCTTTATCTCCGCAACTATCATGGAAAAGATGGTTTGCTCAAACTCAGGTATTGGAACATCTCCTCTCCTAACGAATCCGAGGTCACCCCCTTTGCCTGAACTGACTACATCATCAGAATATCGTCTGGCCAGCGCGGCAAAGTCAACTCCTTCCTCGATCTTCTCAAGGATTTCGGCGACCAGTCCAGACGCTTTTTCTTCTGCTCCCTTGCCTGGCTTTATGGCTATGAGGATATGGGCCAGCCTGACGGTTGCCGGCTGGTTGGGGATAGACTCCTTTTTGGCCTCGTAGAACCCCCTCAAATCCATGTCCGAAACTGTGATTCCTCTCTTGAGGTCCTTCTCGATGAGTTTCTGAACCATCAGTTTCTCCTCAATCTCATTTCTGTACCGCTCCTTCAGTTCCGCGACCGAAGTATGCTCTTCTTCTAGTTGTTTCTGGAAAGCTTCCTCTGTCGGAAATCTGGCCCTTATCTCCTCTATTGACCCATCCAGGGCCTTCTCTATTTCAAGGTGTGTTACCTGGATCGTTTCAGCCTTAGCCTGATTCAGAAGAAGCCTGTTCTCAATCATCTGGTCCAGGACTTGATCTTTCAGGCTTTCTGCAGGAGGGGGATCAATCAGTTGGGCGCTGAGCAGCGAGATTGCATCTTCCATTTCGCTTTCGGTGATCACATCACTGCCGACAACAGCCACTATCCTGTCTGCAGTTCCCGCACATATCGTTCCAGCCACAAGTGTGACCACAGAGAACAAAAGGGGAAGGGACTTCATCGACTTCCTTCAGGTTTCACAAAAGGAGCCGGCGAATATGGTGCCAGCAGCTCGGGGTGTACTTCTATTTCTGCCTTGGCTCTGAGGCCGTCAATCAACACTTCAAAAATCTCTTTCTGCCTCCTCACAAGGAGCATGTTTCTCACCCGATCGGAAACGTCCTCAAATTTTGCCGGCTTGGGAAGACGTCTGCGGGCAATTAGTTTCACGATATAGTAGCCATATCGGTTCTCTATCACATCTGAAATCTGGCCAGGCTTCTTGAGGGCAAAAGCTGCATCCTCTCGCTCTGGCGTAGAGGCCATGTCTCCTCTCCGTATGTAATCGAGGACTCCTCCTGCCTCCCGCGAGGGATCCAGGGAGTGTTGCTTGGCCAGTTCTGCGAAGTCAGCGCCTCCCTTGATTCTGGCAAGGAGTGCGTTCGCCGTATCTTGAGAAGAGACGAGAATCTGTGCTATCTTGATTTCAGTATTGAACTCAGACTCATGTTGCTGGAAAAAGAGC is part of the candidate division TA06 bacterium genome and encodes:
- the pdxA gene encoding 4-hydroxythreonine-4-phosphate dehydrogenase PdxA, which gives rise to MNTKSDGFMRIGIVMGDPSGIGPEVALKAIRFVDWNANSCPILIGSRDVFQREINRLNLPTHLSCEENSASPDGVRLVESVREEVNRFPYGKPSKQSGQASYNSILMAVELAASGSLDAIVTSPISKSAFGLAGVEFPGHTELLAQLTKAPRYAMMLAAGKLKVTLVTTHMALSQVGTQITAGTVFDKIELSAIFLSHYLKLQSPTIGVCALNPHAGEGGKFGTEEKEIAEAVRDANNSAIKAEGPLPADSLFAHWQKYDCVVSCYHDQGLIPVKMLAFDTAVNVTLGLPIVRTSPDHGTAFDIAGEGKANPDSMIEAIKLARKMVLAGRVEWKRKK
- a CDS encoding RNA-binding S4 domain-containing protein; protein product: MRLDLFLKTSRLIRKRTFAKKVCDAGLVKVDGQNARPAKEIREGQTISIQTPTRLLEVKVVRIPKGNVSKNDAVSLYQIIKDEYQE